One segment of Hippopotamus amphibius kiboko isolate mHipAmp2 chromosome 2, mHipAmp2.hap2, whole genome shotgun sequence DNA contains the following:
- the LOC130844217 gene encoding ras-related protein Rab-9A-like, which produces MAGKSSLFKVILLGDGGVGKSSLMNRYVTNEFDTQLFHTIGVEFLNKDLEVDGHFVTMQIWDTAGQERFRSLKTPFYRGSDCCLLTFSVDDSQSFQNLSNWKKEFIYYADVKEPESFPFVILGNKVDISERQVSVEEAQAWCRDNGDYPYFETSAKDATNVAAAFEEAVRRVLATEDRSDHLIQTDTVSLHRKPKPSSSCC; this is translated from the coding sequence ATGGCAGGAAAATCATCgctttttaaagtaattctcCTTGGAGATGGTGGAGTTGGGAAGAGTTCTCTAATGAACAGATATGTGACTAATGAGTTCGATACCCAGCTCTTCCATACAATAGGTGTggagtttttaaataaagatttggaGGTGGATGGACATTTTGTTACCATGCAGATTTGGGACACGGCCGGTCAAGAGCGATTCAGAAGCCTGAAGACGCCATTTTATAGAGGTTCTGACTGTTGCCTGCTTACTTTTAGCGTCGATGATTCTCAAAGCTTCCAGAACTTGAGTAACTGGAAGAAAGAATTCATATATTATGCAGATGTGAAAGAGCCTGAAAGctttccttttgtgattttgGGTAACAAGGTCGACATCAGCGAGCGGCAGGTGTCTGTAGAAGAAGCTCAAGCCTGGTGCAGGGACAACGGTGACTATCCTTACTTTGAAACAAGTGCGAAAGATGCCACGAATGTTGCAGCAGCCTTTGAGGAAGCAGTTCGAAGAGTGCTTGCTACCGAGGATAGGTCAGATCACTTGATTCAGACAGACACGGTCAGTCTGCACCGAAAGCCCAAGCCCAGCTCATCTTGCTGTTGA